The following proteins are encoded in a genomic region of Rhizobium sp. CCGE531:
- a CDS encoding MFS transporter, with protein MDTLQTQDRPSVLGHSGYRSFAASRVFSSIGFQSVTVAMGWMIYDQTHSAFFLGLVGFCQFLPMVILTFVVGHVADRFDRRRIGLACQLIEALTALVLAVAVWQRWIGPAGILAAVAVMGGATAFERPTMAALLPNIVPSSLLQVAIATSTSMMQTAFIIGPSLGGLLYGVSPVAPFAASAALYVVASINVISIRLEQRQAPSREPMTLNSVFAGVSFIKSRPVMLGTISLDLFAVLLGGATALLPMFARDILHAGPWGLGLLRAAPAIGALVMSIWLARRPLQTDVGKKMLFAVLIFGVATVVFALSSNILLSVAALFVVGASDTVSVVVRSSLVQLLTPDAMRGRVNAVNSLFIGTSNQLGEFESGMLASVLGPVSTGIVGGLGTILVVLLWMRLFPDLTRVKTLRG; from the coding sequence ATGGATACCCTGCAGACTCAAGACCGGCCGAGCGTGCTCGGGCACTCTGGCTACCGTTCCTTTGCGGCATCGCGCGTTTTTTCCTCGATAGGCTTTCAGTCCGTGACCGTCGCCATGGGCTGGATGATCTATGACCAGACCCACAGCGCCTTTTTCCTTGGGCTCGTCGGCTTCTGCCAATTCCTGCCGATGGTCATCTTGACCTTCGTCGTCGGCCATGTCGCCGATCGGTTCGATCGGCGACGCATCGGTCTTGCCTGCCAGTTGATCGAGGCGCTGACAGCATTGGTATTGGCCGTGGCCGTCTGGCAGCGCTGGATAGGTCCCGCCGGGATCCTTGCAGCCGTCGCCGTTATGGGCGGGGCAACGGCCTTCGAGCGTCCCACAATGGCGGCGCTGCTACCAAACATCGTGCCGTCCTCGCTGCTGCAGGTGGCCATCGCCACCTCCACCTCGATGATGCAGACCGCCTTCATCATCGGCCCGTCGCTCGGCGGCCTGCTTTACGGCGTCAGCCCTGTCGCGCCCTTTGCCGCTTCGGCGGCGCTTTATGTCGTCGCCAGCATCAATGTCATCTCGATCCGCCTGGAGCAAAGACAGGCTCCGTCTCGTGAACCAATGACGCTGAACTCTGTTTTTGCTGGCGTCTCCTTCATCAAAAGCCGACCGGTCATGCTGGGCACGATTTCGCTCGATCTCTTCGCCGTTCTGCTTGGCGGTGCAACGGCGCTGCTGCCGATGTTTGCGCGCGATATCCTGCATGCCGGCCCGTGGGGGCTTGGCCTCTTGCGCGCCGCGCCGGCGATCGGGGCGCTGGTCATGTCGATCTGGCTGGCGCGACGGCCGCTGCAGACGGATGTCGGCAAGAAGATGCTGTTCGCGGTGCTGATTTTCGGGGTTGCCACCGTCGTCTTCGCGCTGTCGAGCAATATCCTGCTATCCGTCGCCGCGCTCTTCGTCGTCGGTGCATCCGATACCGTTAGCGTCGTCGTGCGCAGTTCGCTCGTGCAGCTTCTCACGCCGGATGCGATGCGCGGCCGCGTCAATGCCGTGAATTCGCTTTTCATCGGCACGTCCAACCAGCTTGGCGAATTCGAGTCCGGCATGCTGGCGAGCGTGCTTGGGCCGGTATCGACCGGCATTGTCGGTGGCCTCGGCACCATCCTCGTGGTGCTGCTCTGGATGCGGCTTTTTCCGGATCTGACCAGGGTGAAGACGCTCAGAGGCTAA
- a CDS encoding DUF4440 domain-containing protein has product MLEEKLHRPEIRQSAGTLASLLAEGFVEFGSSGTIYDDRDDLITRLAAERTEVPSSLIVARDYAFRSISADAVLVTYRSIRQAEEDRPARHVLRSSIWQRIDGRWQMIFHQGTPTAPDS; this is encoded by the coding sequence TTGCTTGAGGAGAAGCTGCATCGTCCTGAAATCCGGCAATCTGCAGGCACGCTGGCAAGCCTCCTCGCGGAAGGGTTTGTCGAATTCGGAAGTTCGGGAACGATCTACGACGACAGGGACGATCTCATCACGCGCCTGGCGGCGGAGAGGACGGAAGTCCCGTCATCACTGATCGTGGCTCGCGACTACGCCTTCCGCTCGATTTCAGCGGACGCTGTTCTCGTTACATATCGGAGCATTCGGCAGGCAGAAGAAGATAGGCCAGCACGGCATGTCCTGCGAAGTTCGATCTGGCAGCGCATCGATGGTCGATGGCAAATGATATTTCATCAGGGCACGCCGACCGCACCTGACAGCTGA
- a CDS encoding secondary thiamine-phosphate synthase enzyme YjbQ, producing the protein MPQTVVTLSTHGQGLYEFTDEAVEFVRTAAAGGEGLLTVFVRHTSCSLLIQENADPDVKTDLKAFFSRLVPPSSDPSMRWIVHTLEGPDDMPAHIKAALTQVSIGIPVMGGRLALGTWQGIYLFEHRDRPHRREIVLHLSA; encoded by the coding sequence ATGCCGCAGACCGTTGTCACGCTCTCCACTCACGGGCAGGGGCTCTACGAATTTACCGACGAGGCGGTAGAATTCGTCCGGACGGCGGCGGCCGGCGGCGAGGGGCTTTTGACCGTCTTCGTGCGCCATACTTCCTGTTCCTTGCTGATCCAGGAGAATGCCGATCCCGATGTGAAGACGGATCTCAAGGCTTTCTTCAGCCGGCTCGTGCCGCCATCCTCCGATCCTTCGATGCGTTGGATCGTGCATACGCTGGAGGGGCCGGACGATATGCCGGCGCATATCAAGGCGGCGCTGACCCAGGTTTCGATCGGCATTCCGGTGATGGGTGGCCGGCTGGCGCTCGGCACTTGGCAAGGGATCTATCTTTTCGAGCATCGCGACCGGCCGCATCGGCGGGAAATCGTGCTGCATCTTTCCGCCTGA
- a CDS encoding LysR family transcriptional regulator, whose protein sequence is MGKRPLPSLSVLQTFCAIAETGGFGRAAERIGQTPTAVSHQLAQLEEWIGGRLFDRGRNGARLTPLGARLHPAIAGTIFELETALYQARASVSVRGVAVSVTPEFSSQWLATRLPDFCQRHPEIEVKMAVGYQRPDFQPGGADLAIWLGRAEAGLTQEELLTDEEFVVSSPALSGRLPPRWAIKAAPLLRYAGMRHTILDWQRWYEQTAGENGEEADPHFDIARAVEEGPLFGSFIDMLHACREGAGFALVRSSLVARDIAEKKLVRCFVEVQPAAVSYNLLYPPNALQNPSAALFRNWLLSQARSP, encoded by the coding sequence ATGGGAAAGAGACCGCTTCCATCGCTGTCCGTGCTGCAGACATTCTGCGCGATTGCCGAAACCGGCGGTTTCGGTCGCGCAGCGGAGCGGATCGGGCAGACGCCGACGGCCGTCAGTCATCAGCTTGCCCAGCTGGAAGAATGGATCGGAGGGCGGTTATTCGACCGAGGCCGGAACGGCGCGAGACTGACGCCACTGGGTGCGCGCCTGCATCCGGCAATCGCCGGCACGATTTTCGAACTGGAAACGGCGCTTTACCAGGCGCGCGCGAGCGTTTCGGTTCGCGGCGTCGCCGTCTCGGTCACCCCGGAGTTTTCGAGCCAGTGGCTGGCGACGCGCCTGCCGGACTTCTGCCAGCGTCATCCGGAAATCGAAGTGAAAATGGCCGTCGGTTACCAGCGCCCGGATTTTCAACCCGGCGGCGCGGATCTGGCGATCTGGCTTGGCCGCGCCGAAGCCGGTCTCACGCAGGAGGAATTGCTGACGGACGAGGAGTTCGTGGTCAGTTCACCGGCGCTTTCGGGGCGACTGCCGCCGCGCTGGGCCATAAAAGCGGCGCCGTTGCTGCGCTATGCGGGCATGCGGCATACGATACTAGATTGGCAGCGCTGGTATGAGCAGACTGCCGGGGAGAACGGAGAGGAGGCCGATCCGCATTTCGATATCGCTCGCGCGGTGGAGGAGGGGCCGTTGTTCGGCTCCTTTATCGATATGTTGCATGCCTGCCGGGAGGGTGCCGGCTTCGCCCTCGTGCGCAGCTCGCTCGTCGCGCGCGATATTGCCGAGAAGAAATTGGTGCGATGTTTTGTCGAGGTGCAGCCCGCGGCTGTCAGCTACAATCTTCTTTATCCGCCAAATGCCTTGCAGAACCCGTCCGCGGCATTGTTCCGCAACTGGCTCCTATCGCAAGCCCGTTCGCCCTGA
- a CDS encoding AraC family transcriptional regulator: MRSGQFRIYRSHVAGIEAVSAETGHSFPKHTHDQFGIGIIEAGAQASLSGRGMVQAEAGDVISVNPNEVHDGMPVGESRAWSMLYFDPRLIGDLLRDLGEGRFGAAEFPSPVVRDDEMAVCFKTLFPLVISSASQDALLRDGLLLSLVAALMREGAGSLRDIAVPAAISRARDLIDDDPAAPLTLAELADLCGLSHFQFLRAFTKATGLTPHAYLLQRRIQEARRLIATGTSLAEAAFASGFADQSHMTRLFVRNFGLSPGAYAAAIG, from the coding sequence ATGAGATCCGGTCAGTTCAGGATATACCGTTCCCACGTCGCTGGCATCGAAGCGGTCAGCGCCGAGACGGGCCATAGTTTTCCCAAGCACACGCATGATCAGTTCGGCATCGGCATTATCGAGGCCGGCGCGCAGGCTTCGCTCAGCGGACGAGGGATGGTGCAGGCCGAGGCCGGGGACGTGATCAGCGTCAACCCGAACGAGGTGCATGACGGCATGCCCGTCGGCGAGAGCCGCGCATGGTCCATGCTCTATTTCGATCCTCGGCTGATCGGCGATCTGCTGCGCGATCTCGGGGAGGGCAGGTTTGGAGCGGCGGAATTCCCATCGCCTGTCGTCCGCGACGACGAGATGGCTGTGTGCTTCAAAACCTTGTTTCCGCTTGTAATAAGCAGCGCATCGCAGGATGCGCTCTTGCGGGACGGTTTGCTGCTGTCGCTTGTGGCTGCCTTAATGCGCGAGGGGGCAGGCAGCTTGCGTGACATCGCAGTTCCCGCAGCCATCAGCCGGGCGCGAGATCTGATCGATGACGACCCAGCCGCTCCTTTGACCCTCGCCGAACTCGCTGATTTATGCGGGCTGAGCCATTTCCAGTTCCTCCGAGCCTTCACCAAGGCGACGGGGCTCACACCTCACGCCTATCTCCTGCAACGTCGGATTCAGGAAGCCCGACGATTGATTGCCACGGGCACATCCCTGGCGGAAGCGGCCTTTGCCAGCGGCTTTGCCGATCAGAGCCACATGACGCGCCTTTTCGTCCGCAACTTCGGCCTTTCTCCAGGCGCCTACGCCGCGGCCATCGGTTGA
- a CDS encoding N-acetyltransferase — protein sequence MTELRAEKPEDIDAIREVTSAAFEHAEHSSGTEAAIVDALRNAGALTVSLVAVENDQIVGHVAFSPVIIESGAEEWYGLGPVSVRPDRQGYGIGKALIKTGLTRLREHGANGCVVLGDPRYYARFGFTSDPALRYADVPAEYFQRLVFEGAAPTGAVAYHAGFDAT from the coding sequence TTGACCGAATTACGCGCAGAAAAGCCAGAGGATATTGACGCCATCCGCGAAGTCACCAGCGCCGCCTTCGAGCATGCAGAACATAGTTCCGGCACGGAGGCCGCAATCGTGGATGCATTACGAAACGCGGGAGCGCTGACCGTTTCGCTCGTCGCCGTGGAGAATGACCAGATCGTCGGCCATGTGGCCTTCTCACCCGTCATTATCGAATCCGGAGCGGAGGAATGGTACGGCCTCGGCCCGGTCTCCGTCCGGCCCGACCGGCAAGGCTACGGCATTGGAAAGGCGCTGATAAAGACGGGACTAACCCGCCTGAGAGAGCACGGCGCCAATGGCTGCGTCGTCCTCGGCGATCCCCGCTACTACGCCCGCTTCGGCTTCACGAGCGACCCCGCCCTGCGCTACGCCGACGTACCCGCCGAATATTTTCAGCGCCTCGTGTTCGAGGGAGCTGCGCCAACCGGCGCAGTTGCATATCACGCCGGATTCGATGCGACTTGA
- a CDS encoding DMT family transporter, with translation MSSITADSSSAAVGRSTLRGVLVAFASYAVFAFSDASIKILHGAVPSYQVAFIGALFGFAAVPFLKKREDGWLDMVRTSNRPLWLLRFVCGAAGAISSVIAFTMLPMAEAFALLFLLPSFVTILSVIFLKEDVRWQRWTAVILGFVGVLIVLRPGFRELSVGHLCAAIGGLAAAISIVINRALGSKEKRISLYGAGLFGTLIVSGFLMLSEVTMPTPTQWIFLASYGLLGAFGSVLLLNAARMAPANLVAPPQYSQMLWAIAFGYLLFNDSIDMPMAIGIVFIIFSGLLTLARERKRGTPLPAAVAGNTEAALATAEDDKAAGGS, from the coding sequence ATGTCCTCGATTACAGCCGATTCCAGCTCCGCGGCCGTTGGCCGCTCCACCCTGCGTGGCGTCCTTGTGGCCTTCGCGTCCTATGCCGTCTTCGCCTTCAGCGATGCCTCGATCAAAATCCTGCATGGGGCGGTTCCCTCCTATCAGGTTGCCTTCATCGGCGCGCTGTTCGGCTTTGCCGCCGTGCCGTTTCTGAAGAAGCGGGAGGATGGCTGGCTCGATATGGTCAGGACGTCGAACCGTCCCTTGTGGCTGCTGCGCTTCGTTTGCGGCGCGGCCGGCGCCATCAGCTCCGTCATCGCCTTCACCATGCTGCCAATGGCGGAGGCGTTTGCGCTGCTGTTCCTGCTGCCGTCCTTCGTGACCATTCTCTCGGTGATCTTTCTCAAGGAAGATGTGCGCTGGCAGCGCTGGACGGCCGTCATTCTCGGTTTCGTCGGGGTGTTGATCGTCCTGCGTCCCGGATTTCGTGAGCTTTCGGTCGGTCATCTCTGCGCGGCGATCGGCGGCCTTGCGGCTGCGATCTCCATTGTCATCAACCGCGCGCTGGGCTCGAAGGAGAAGCGCATTTCGCTTTACGGAGCCGGCCTCTTCGGAACGCTCATCGTCAGCGGCTTTCTCATGCTCTCCGAAGTCACGATGCCCACGCCGACACAGTGGATATTCCTCGCAAGCTACGGCCTGCTTGGCGCCTTCGGCAGCGTCTTGCTGTTGAATGCCGCGCGAATGGCGCCCGCCAATCTGGTCGCGCCGCCGCAATATAGCCAGATGCTCTGGGCGATTGCCTTCGGCTATCTGTTGTTCAACGACAGCATCGACATGCCGATGGCCATCGGTATCGTCTTCATCATCTTCTCCGGCCTGCTGACGCTGGCGCGGGAGCGCAAGCGCGGCACGCCGCTGCCGGCCGCTGTCGCCGGCAACACTGAAGCAGCACTGGCGACGGCGGAGGACGACAAAGCGGCCGGCGGCAGTTGA
- a CDS encoding LexA family transcriptional regulator gives MQKSMGERLKAAREAANYPSATKAAEALGVSLSTYRAHENGQNEFNAEIANRYAKKFGTSAGYLLTGEGPRTVARVAPTIVTSFDPDVQDQDGFAEDGEEHSYSREHWTPQIAGAMPEVDVKLGAGSGIIGEVINLPVGSGNVAGHKIVAEWLIPTGYLRNEAKASPNHTIIMEVVGDSMQPTYMPGDRVIVDLSQNQMTTDTVYAISDGYSEPQIKRLQRVPFTQPSQVKIISDNPALETFTVELERLTIIGRICGHIARK, from the coding sequence ATGCAAAAATCCATGGGCGAACGACTGAAGGCGGCCCGCGAAGCCGCAAATTATCCATCAGCCACAAAGGCAGCGGAAGCGCTCGGCGTGAGCCTGTCCACCTATCGCGCGCACGAGAATGGGCAGAACGAGTTCAATGCCGAAATCGCCAATCGCTACGCCAAGAAATTCGGCACCTCGGCCGGCTATCTCCTAACAGGAGAAGGACCGCGCACGGTGGCGCGCGTGGCGCCGACCATCGTCACCTCCTTCGATCCCGATGTGCAGGATCAAGACGGATTTGCCGAAGATGGCGAAGAGCACAGCTATAGCCGCGAGCATTGGACGCCGCAGATCGCAGGCGCAATGCCGGAGGTCGATGTCAAATTGGGGGCCGGTAGCGGCATTATCGGCGAAGTGATCAACCTTCCCGTCGGCTCCGGGAACGTTGCCGGGCATAAAATCGTCGCGGAATGGCTTATTCCCACAGGCTATTTGCGGAACGAGGCAAAGGCTTCGCCGAACCATACCATCATCATGGAAGTTGTCGGCGATTCCATGCAGCCGACCTACATGCCGGGTGATCGCGTCATCGTCGACCTCTCCCAGAACCAAATGACGACGGACACCGTCTACGCCATCAGCGACGGCTATTCCGAACCGCAGATCAAGCGCCTTCAGCGCGTGCCCTTCACGCAACCCAGCCAGGTGAAGATCATTTCGGACAATCCTGCCCTTGAGACGTTCACCGTCGAGCTTGAGCGACTGACGATCATCGGCCGTATTTGCGGACACATTGCCCGCAAATAG
- a CDS encoding GNAT family N-acetyltransferase, translated as MEIEYSDNPNLGNEALNALWASAWGASSARDFQPVLSRNLAHVGAFADARLVGFVNVAWDGGIHAFILDTCVDPAFRRRGIASTLVERATILARDGGAEWLHVDFEPHLAGFYRKLGFSPTEAGLIKLRG; from the coding sequence ATGGAGATAGAATACAGCGACAATCCGAATCTCGGAAATGAAGCGCTCAATGCCCTGTGGGCCTCCGCATGGGGCGCATCCTCCGCGCGGGATTTCCAACCGGTCCTTTCCAGAAACCTCGCCCATGTCGGCGCATTCGCCGACGCAAGGCTGGTCGGCTTCGTCAATGTCGCTTGGGATGGCGGCATTCACGCTTTCATTCTCGATACCTGCGTCGATCCGGCATTTCGCCGGAGAGGCATCGCAAGCACCTTGGTCGAGCGAGCGACAATCCTGGCTCGCGATGGCGGCGCGGAATGGCTGCATGTCGATTTCGAGCCGCATCTTGCCGGCTTTTATCGAAAACTTGGTTTTTCACCCACGGAAGCCGGATTGATAAAGCTCCGTGGCTGA
- a CDS encoding phenylalanine--tRNA ligase beta subunit-related protein, translated as MFFRHSNEMWSEFPELVPGVLFAEGIGSKVDVADRIAGYHAIAAERLAQGSESEMPEIQAWRRTFSKMGLKPTQYRCASEALLRRFRQEGSLPRLHSLVDLCNAISIAFAIPVAVLDLAKISGDLEVRHADGSESYLTFSGETEHPEPREVIFADKAGQAHARRWTNRQSGLSAVRDDTRSVLIVAEAMHDEARSDVPRLVGAIAAELAAVWSITATQGLLSPSSPRFDLSSATNSQRQQKRG; from the coding sequence ATGTTTTTCCGCCATTCGAACGAGATGTGGAGCGAGTTTCCCGAGCTGGTTCCCGGCGTGCTGTTCGCCGAGGGGATCGGTTCCAAGGTCGACGTCGCGGATCGTATCGCCGGATATCATGCAATCGCCGCTGAGCGGCTGGCACAGGGCAGCGAAAGTGAAATGCCAGAAATACAGGCCTGGCGGCGGACGTTTTCGAAGATGGGATTGAAGCCGACGCAATATCGCTGTGCGTCCGAGGCGCTGCTTCGCCGGTTTCGCCAGGAAGGATCGTTGCCGCGGCTGCATTCGCTCGTCGATCTCTGCAATGCCATTTCGATCGCCTTCGCCATTCCCGTCGCCGTTCTCGATCTCGCGAAAATATCCGGTGATCTCGAAGTGCGGCATGCCGACGGCAGTGAAAGTTACCTGACTTTTTCCGGCGAGACGGAGCATCCGGAACCGCGAGAGGTGATTTTTGCCGATAAGGCCGGACAGGCGCATGCCCGGCGCTGGACCAATCGGCAGAGCGGCCTATCTGCGGTGCGCGACGACACACGTTCCGTGCTGATCGTCGCGGAGGCGATGCACGATGAGGCGCGCAGCGACGTTCCGAGGCTGGTCGGTGCAATTGCGGCGGAGCTGGCCGCCGTCTGGTCGATCACTGCCACGCAGGGGCTTCTCAGCCCGTCTTCACCGCGATTTGATCTGTCATCTGCAACGAATTCGCAACGACAGCAAAAACGCGGTTGA
- a CDS encoding DUF1428 domain-containing protein, whose product MSYVDGFIVAVPKDKIEAYKVMARKAGEVWREYGALSYVEAIGDDVPYGELTSFPRAVQATEDEVVVFSWITYESRESRDAILAKVMADPRLKDQMENMPFDGKRLIYGGFKIAIAL is encoded by the coding sequence ATGTCCTATGTCGATGGTTTCATTGTTGCCGTGCCGAAAGACAAGATCGAGGCCTATAAGGTAATGGCGCGCAAAGCCGGCGAGGTCTGGCGCGAATATGGCGCGCTCAGCTATGTCGAGGCCATAGGGGATGACGTGCCCTATGGCGAACTCACCTCCTTCCCGCGGGCAGTGCAGGCGACAGAAGACGAGGTCGTGGTGTTTTCGTGGATCACCTATGAATCGCGGGAGAGCCGCGATGCGATCCTGGCGAAGGTCATGGCCGATCCGCGTTTGAAGGATCAAATGGAAAACATGCCCTTCGACGGCAAGCGCTTGATCTATGGCGGCTTCAAAATCGCCATTGCACTATAG
- a CDS encoding 50S ribosomal protein L11 methyltransferase yields the protein MHDRIQSKKTLKQIRTTLPRQQERGAGDATSQDWIRQFIAANLPVLPVPGIPDIRLHKAGPQSGLRRLAERDSQFGSPYWAHYWGGGLVLAHYLLDRPESVAGRRVLDLGAGSGIVGIAAAKAGAATVHAADIDPYAIAVIKLNTALNGVTVNAMIADLTEGESPDVDVICVGDLFYEAALAEKVTAFLDRCLAQGIVILIGDPWRAHLPTSRLRLLAEYAVSDFGEDTTRTRLAGVFAFE from the coding sequence ATGCACGATCGAATTCAGTCGAAGAAAACCCTCAAGCAGATCCGCACTACACTCCCGCGGCAACAGGAGCGCGGCGCGGGTGACGCCACGAGCCAAGATTGGATTCGGCAGTTTATCGCCGCCAATCTACCGGTCCTGCCCGTTCCCGGCATTCCGGATATTCGTCTGCATAAAGCAGGCCCGCAAAGCGGGTTGCGGCGCCTCGCAGAGCGGGATTCGCAATTCGGGTCGCCTTACTGGGCGCATTATTGGGGAGGAGGACTGGTCCTGGCGCACTATCTTCTCGACAGGCCCGAAAGCGTGGCCGGCCGCCGCGTGCTGGATCTTGGTGCCGGTTCGGGAATTGTCGGGATTGCGGCCGCAAAGGCGGGTGCGGCGACGGTCCATGCGGCCGACATCGATCCCTATGCCATTGCGGTCATTAAGCTCAATACGGCATTGAATGGAGTAACGGTCAACGCCATGATCGCCGATTTGACGGAGGGAGAATCGCCTGACGTCGATGTGATATGCGTCGGAGATCTTTTCTATGAAGCGGCGCTTGCTGAGAAAGTCACAGCATTTCTGGATCGCTGCCTGGCACAGGGAATTGTGATCTTGATCGGCGATCCATGGCGCGCGCATCTGCCGACATCGCGACTTCGGCTTCTGGCGGAATATGCGGTCTCGGATTTCGGCGAGGATACTACAAGGACGCGCCTAGCCGGCGTCTTTGCATTCGAATGA
- a CDS encoding DUF6362 family protein, producing MYQSALQFDDLSLRAAEIADLSLIVRARFVEAADTMVHLDVRGVRPDRMRTLWPEVLPEAMEQADIRIRYRPSAAAISRAEEVLQEWLRVYVKDGERRILLSRWSVCLAAPYVAGSFRDFCARTRRVRRTAERHIQSEFQNLAGVLLAGTPILQEPDWSRISPMMPNVPDRLDRVKLRAPKHENHWLPDDARPVFDAASPELAELAKRLERGNRRRAKMNA from the coding sequence ATGTACCAGTCCGCCTTGCAGTTTGACGATCTATCCCTTCGCGCGGCGGAGATCGCCGATTTGAGCCTGATCGTCCGTGCCCGCTTCGTCGAGGCCGCCGATACGATGGTTCATCTCGATGTGCGCGGCGTTCGGCCTGACAGGATGCGGACGCTTTGGCCGGAGGTTTTGCCCGAGGCAATGGAGCAAGCGGATATCCGCATTCGTTATCGTCCAAGTGCTGCGGCAATCAGCCGGGCGGAGGAGGTCCTGCAGGAATGGTTGCGGGTTTATGTCAAGGACGGAGAACGGCGCATCCTGCTTTCGCGGTGGTCCGTTTGCCTCGCCGCACCTTATGTTGCCGGCTCCTTCCGGGATTTCTGCGCTCGAACGCGACGCGTGCGCCGCACGGCCGAGCGGCACATTCAGAGCGAATTCCAGAATCTTGCTGGCGTGCTCCTCGCCGGCACGCCGATATTGCAGGAGCCGGATTGGTCGCGCATATCCCCGATGATGCCGAACGTGCCCGACAGGCTCGATCGGGTAAAGCTACGGGCGCCCAAGCATGAAAACCACTGGCTGCCGGATGATGCGCGGCCTGTCTTCGATGCGGCAAGTCCAGAACTAGCCGAACTGGCCAAACGACTGGAGCGCGGAAATCGCAGGCGCGCCAAGATGAACGCCTGA
- a CDS encoding SIMPL domain-containing protein, giving the protein MPVKKTRDFALAALVSATFFVPAAAAFAEDAKPREAVITVSGEGHAAIAPDMAVVTLSVVQQAKAAQDALDQNNKAMGAVLATLKESGIAERDLQTSGFSIQPQYTYPNDKDGRGQPPVLNGYQVTNGLTVRVRDLSKLGGLLDQAVKLGINQGGDIQFTNDKPDAVLEEARKKAVADAAAKAKTLTDAAGVKLGHVIAIHEGGVAAPPQPYMRSMAAAAPMDKAVPVATGENEYNASVSITYAIQQ; this is encoded by the coding sequence ATGCCTGTGAAGAAAACCAGAGATTTTGCTCTTGCCGCTCTTGTCAGTGCCACTTTCTTCGTGCCTGCGGCCGCCGCCTTTGCCGAAGACGCCAAGCCGCGGGAAGCCGTCATCACCGTCTCCGGCGAGGGACATGCGGCCATTGCGCCGGATATGGCCGTGGTAACGCTGTCGGTCGTCCAGCAGGCGAAAGCAGCCCAGGATGCGCTCGATCAGAACAACAAGGCCATGGGCGCTGTGCTGGCGACGCTGAAGGAGAGCGGCATTGCCGAGCGCGATCTGCAGACCTCGGGCTTTTCGATCCAGCCGCAATATACCTATCCGAATGACAAGGACGGCCGTGGCCAGCCGCCGGTCCTGAACGGCTATCAGGTGACGAACGGCCTGACCGTTCGCGTGCGTGATCTCTCCAAGCTCGGCGGTCTGCTCGACCAGGCAGTCAAGCTCGGCATCAACCAGGGCGGCGATATTCAATTCACCAACGACAAGCCGGATGCGGTCCTTGAAGAAGCCCGCAAGAAGGCGGTCGCCGATGCCGCCGCCAAGGCGAAGACCCTGACGGACGCCGCCGGCGTCAAGCTCGGCCACGTCATCGCGATCCATGAGGGTGGTGTCGCGGCTCCGCCGCAGCCCTACATGCGCAGCATGGCCGCCGCAGCACCGATGGACAAGGCCGTTCCCGTCGCAACCGGCGAAAACGAGTACAACGCCTCGGTGAGCATCACCTACGCGATCCAGCAATAG